One segment of Bradyrhizobium sp. CB2312 DNA contains the following:
- a CDS encoding allantoate amidohydrolase, which produces MGAATAVQDASLGNEIVRRINELAAISEDADKLTRIYLSKELRKAADLILSWMRDAGMSAHLDAIGNVCGRYEGARPGAPCLMLGSHYDTVRDAGKWDGPLGVITAIACVADLNRRGKRLPFAIEVVGFADEEGVRFASTLLGSRAVAGTFDESVLNTRDRDGISMRDALVQFGLDPEHIGKAARTRRELLAYLELHIEQGPVLEAQNLPVGVVTAIAGATRLAAQLTGMAGHAGTVPMALRRDALTGAAECIGAIEEFCRTDESGLVGTVGYMQARPGATNVIPGEVSFTIDMRAPTDMHRKRAVADVVRQIEAIAKRRQLTLQLDVTHENRTAPCAPWLKDQIARAIATEGFAVFELPSGAGHDGMAMIDIADVGMIFVRCRGGISHHPDEHVELADADAGARVLLRVIEHFRPRHDHAGES; this is translated from the coding sequence ATGGGTGCTGCTACCGCTGTTCAAGACGCATCGCTCGGAAATGAGATCGTCCGCCGCATCAACGAGCTCGCCGCGATCTCGGAAGACGCCGACAAGCTCACCCGCATCTATCTCAGCAAGGAGCTGCGCAAGGCCGCGGATCTCATTCTGAGCTGGATGCGCGACGCCGGCATGAGCGCGCATCTCGATGCGATCGGCAATGTCTGCGGCCGCTACGAAGGCGCGCGGCCGGGCGCGCCCTGCCTGATGCTCGGCTCGCACTATGACACCGTACGCGATGCCGGCAAATGGGACGGCCCTCTCGGCGTCATCACGGCGATCGCCTGCGTCGCCGACCTCAACCGTCGTGGCAAGCGGCTGCCGTTTGCGATCGAGGTGGTTGGATTTGCCGATGAAGAAGGGGTGCGCTTTGCCTCGACGCTGCTCGGCAGCCGTGCGGTGGCCGGCACTTTTGACGAGAGCGTTTTGAACACACGCGACCGCGATGGCATCTCGATGCGCGATGCGCTGGTTCAGTTCGGGCTCGATCCGGAGCACATCGGCAAGGCGGCGCGGACGCGGCGCGAGCTGCTCGCCTATCTCGAATTGCACATCGAGCAGGGGCCGGTGCTGGAAGCGCAGAACCTGCCCGTCGGTGTGGTCACGGCAATCGCAGGCGCGACACGGCTTGCGGCGCAGCTGACCGGCATGGCAGGCCACGCCGGTACGGTGCCGATGGCGCTGCGTCGCGACGCACTCACGGGCGCGGCCGAATGTATCGGCGCGATCGAAGAGTTCTGCCGAACCGACGAGAGCGGGCTGGTCGGCACCGTCGGCTACATGCAGGCGCGGCCCGGCGCCACCAACGTCATTCCGGGTGAGGTGTCCTTCACCATCGACATGCGTGCGCCGACCGACATGCATCGCAAGCGCGCGGTGGCCGATGTCGTCAGGCAGATCGAGGCGATCGCAAAGCGCCGGCAATTGACGCTTCAGCTCGACGTCACGCACGAGAACCGCACCGCGCCTTGCGCGCCATGGCTGAAGGACCAGATCGCGCGGGCGATCGCCACGGAAGGCTTTGCCGTGTTCGAGCTGCCGAGCGGGGCCGGGCACGACGGCATGGCGATGATCGACATCGCCGACGTCGGCATGATCTTCGTCCGCTGTCGTGGCGGCATCAGCCATCATCCGGACGAGCATGTCGAGCTTGCCGACGCCGATGCCGGCGCGCGGGTGCTGCTCAGGGTGATCGAGCATTTCAGGCCGCGCCACGATCACGCCGGCGAGAGCTGA
- a CDS encoding dicarboxylate/amino acid:cation symporter, producing MSTITAAPTAEPKPLYTSLFVQVLAALVLGVILGMAAPDFAVSLKILSDAFLKLISMIVAPIVFCVVVHGIAGAGDLKKVGRVGVKALVYFEVMTTVALVVGLLLAYIFGPGHGMNIDPSTLDAKALNTYADNAHKLSGGGIGAFLMNVIPTTSFDALSRNDVLQVLFFAVLFGVGLALVGGEKGALVTSIIDAASTVLFRVMGLIVRVAPLGVLGAVAYTVGKYGVGSLKQLVSLVMLFYVSVGIFVLGVLGGVMALAGLNILKFLAYLREELTIVLATASSDAVLPQIMKKLERMGVKDSVVGLVIPTGYSFNLDAFSIYLTLAVVFIAQATNTPLSFGDLLLVLGVSLITSKGAHGVPGSAIVILAATLNAVPSIPAIGLVLVLSVDWFIGMARALGNLVGNCVATVVVAAWEGDLDRAKAAKVLEGGELVDVTAG from the coding sequence ATGTCGACCATCACCGCGGCACCCACCGCCGAACCGAAGCCGCTCTACACCTCGCTGTTCGTCCAGGTCCTGGCCGCGCTGGTGCTCGGCGTCATCCTGGGGATGGCCGCCCCGGACTTCGCCGTCAGCCTCAAGATCCTCAGCGACGCCTTCCTGAAGCTGATCTCGATGATCGTGGCACCGATCGTGTTCTGCGTTGTCGTGCACGGCATCGCTGGTGCCGGCGACCTCAAGAAGGTCGGCCGGGTCGGCGTCAAGGCGCTGGTCTATTTCGAGGTCATGACGACCGTCGCCCTCGTGGTCGGGCTGCTGCTCGCTTACATCTTCGGCCCCGGCCACGGCATGAACATCGATCCCTCGACGCTCGACGCCAAGGCGCTCAACACCTATGCCGACAACGCGCACAAGCTGTCCGGCGGCGGCATCGGCGCCTTCTTGATGAACGTGATCCCGACCACCTCCTTCGATGCGCTGTCGCGCAACGACGTGCTCCAGGTCCTGTTCTTCGCCGTGCTGTTCGGCGTCGGCCTCGCACTGGTCGGCGGCGAGAAGGGCGCGCTCGTCACCTCCATCATCGATGCGGCTTCCACCGTGCTGTTCCGCGTGATGGGCCTGATCGTCCGCGTCGCCCCGCTTGGCGTGCTCGGCGCGGTCGCCTACACGGTCGGCAAATACGGCGTCGGCTCGCTCAAGCAGCTCGTCTCCCTGGTGATGCTGTTCTACGTCTCGGTCGGCATCTTCGTGCTCGGCGTGCTCGGCGGCGTCATGGCGCTCGCGGGACTCAACATTCTCAAGTTCCTGGCCTACCTGCGCGAAGAACTCACCATCGTGCTCGCGACCGCCTCATCCGACGCGGTGCTGCCGCAGATCATGAAGAAGCTGGAGCGCATGGGCGTGAAGGATTCCGTCGTCGGTCTCGTCATCCCGACCGGCTATTCCTTCAACCTCGACGCCTTCTCGATCTACCTGACGCTCGCAGTCGTCTTCATCGCGCAGGCGACCAACACACCGCTGTCGTTCGGCGATCTTCTCCTGGTGCTCGGCGTTTCCCTGATCACCTCGAAAGGCGCTCACGGCGTGCCTGGTTCGGCCATCGTGATCCTTGCCGCGACGCTGAACGCGGTGCCGAGCATTCCTGCGATCGGCCTCGTGCTGGTGCTGTCGGTCGACTGGTTCATCGGCATGGCCCGCGCGCTCGGCAACCTCGTCGGCAATTGCGTGGCGACGGTCGTCGTGGCCGCCTGGGAAGGCGACCTCGACCGCGCCAAGGCAGCGAAGGTGCTCGAGGGCGGCGAGCTTGTGGACGTAACCGCGGGATAG
- a CDS encoding formamidase gives MNGLGGLNKSPEGVVIGLVQLQLPTVVTRADLAKQTERIVWMVGKARRNLSTMDLVVFPEYSLHGLSMDTNPEIMCRLDGPEVAAFRQACLDNQIWGCFSIMEFNPHGNPYNSGLIIDDHGEIKLYYRKLHPWIPVEPWEPGDIGIPVIEGPRGAKIALIICHDGMFPEMARECAYKGAEIMIRTAGYTAPIREAWRFTNQANSFQNLMVTANVCMCGSDGSFDSMGEGMIVNFDGTVLAHGTTGRADEIITAEVRPDLVREARINWGVENNIYQLWHRGYVAVKGGAMDCPYTFMQDMVAGTFRLPWEDQVKITDGTSCGFPAPARMFGKTAKAAE, from the coding sequence ATGAACGGACTGGGCGGGCTGAACAAATCGCCTGAGGGCGTGGTCATCGGGCTGGTGCAGTTGCAGCTGCCAACCGTCGTGACCAGGGCCGATCTGGCCAAGCAGACCGAGCGCATCGTCTGGATGGTCGGCAAAGCGCGCCGCAATCTCTCCACCATGGATCTGGTGGTGTTCCCCGAATATTCGCTGCACGGCCTCTCGATGGATACCAATCCCGAGATCATGTGCCGTCTCGACGGCCCCGAGGTTGCGGCCTTCAGGCAGGCCTGCCTCGACAACCAGATCTGGGGCTGCTTCTCCATCATGGAGTTCAATCCACACGGTAATCCCTATAATTCGGGTCTGATCATCGACGACCACGGCGAGATCAAGCTCTACTACCGAAAACTTCATCCCTGGATTCCGGTCGAGCCGTGGGAGCCCGGGGATATCGGCATTCCCGTCATCGAGGGGCCAAGAGGCGCGAAGATTGCGCTTATCATCTGCCACGACGGCATGTTCCCGGAGATGGCGCGGGAATGCGCCTACAAGGGCGCGGAGATCATGATCCGCACCGCCGGCTACACCGCGCCGATCCGCGAGGCCTGGCGCTTCACCAACCAGGCCAATTCGTTCCAGAACCTCATGGTTACGGCGAACGTCTGCATGTGCGGCTCCGACGGCTCGTTCGATTCCATGGGCGAAGGCATGATCGTCAATTTCGACGGCACCGTGCTGGCGCACGGCACCACCGGCCGCGCCGACGAGATCATCACCGCCGAGGTGCGGCCCGATCTCGTGCGCGAGGCCCGCATCAATTGGGGTGTGGAGAACAACATCTACCAGCTCTGGCACCGCGGCTACGTCGCGGTGAAGGGCGGCGCGATGGACTGCCCCTACACCTTCATGCAGGACATGGTCGCCGGCACATTCCGCCTGCCGTGGGAAGACCAGGTCAAGATCACCGACGGCACCTCCTGCGGTTTCCCGGCACCGGCGCGGATGTTCGGCAAAACGGCGAAAGCGGCAGAATAG
- a CDS encoding VWA domain-containing protein, whose protein sequence is MRENLHRFFRAARGVGVHVSPAESIDAMRAVSQVGFSDRAILRDALLLTLAKSQDEKLALGDCFDLFFSQPEPRQDQPEADDNDNASQDSDQSPSSSSAGESGEGQPPQGLGPLAQMLLSQDRNAIEAAIASASGAASLSDIRYSTQRGIFSSRILDAMGLQRLRDDLDGLTATNPSLAERLRAALDGLREAVRDTVSQGLALYAREEAENLRNEILRNAPLARIERRQVAEMRALIRQIARRLRERYSKPRKRQRRGHLDVRRTLRRNAAWGGVPFLTAWKRKHRDRPKIVALCDVSGSVAQVSDFFLLLIHSLHEVVDDVRSFAFSSHLIEVSEILEKKSPEEAMAEIMSKVGFGSSDYGSSLLDFEHDFMSTLTPQTTVIVLGDARSNNLDPRADILRRISERSKRLVWLNPEGRLAWGFGDSEMPRYATFCTVVRQCATAQQLERAVSDIVATYQ, encoded by the coding sequence ATGCGCGAGAACCTGCATCGTTTCTTTCGAGCGGCACGAGGCGTCGGCGTCCACGTCTCGCCTGCCGAAAGCATCGATGCGATGCGCGCGGTGTCGCAGGTCGGCTTTTCCGACCGCGCGATCCTGCGCGACGCGCTGCTGCTGACGCTTGCCAAATCGCAGGACGAGAAGCTGGCGCTCGGCGATTGCTTTGATCTGTTCTTCAGCCAGCCGGAGCCGCGGCAGGATCAGCCTGAGGCCGACGACAACGACAACGCCTCACAGGATTCGGATCAGTCGCCCTCGTCCAGCTCGGCTGGCGAGTCCGGCGAAGGACAGCCTCCGCAAGGATTAGGTCCGCTCGCGCAGATGCTGCTGTCGCAGGACCGCAACGCGATCGAAGCTGCCATCGCCAGCGCTTCCGGTGCAGCCTCGCTGTCCGATATCCGCTACTCCACCCAGCGCGGCATCTTCTCCAGCCGTATCCTCGACGCCATGGGCCTCCAGCGCCTGCGCGACGATCTCGACGGGCTGACTGCGACGAATCCGTCGCTGGCCGAGCGTCTTCGTGCCGCGCTCGACGGCTTGCGCGAGGCGGTGCGCGACACGGTTTCGCAAGGCCTTGCACTCTATGCCCGCGAGGAGGCCGAAAACCTCCGCAACGAGATCCTGCGCAACGCGCCGCTCGCCCGCATCGAGCGGCGCCAGGTCGCGGAGATGCGCGCACTTATTCGCCAGATCGCGCGCCGCCTGCGCGAGCGCTATTCGAAGCCGCGCAAGCGCCAGCGCCGCGGCCATCTCGACGTCCGCCGCACGCTCCGCCGCAACGCCGCCTGGGGCGGCGTGCCGTTCCTCACCGCATGGAAGCGCAAGCATCGCGACCGACCGAAGATCGTTGCGCTCTGCGACGTTTCCGGCTCGGTCGCGCAGGTCTCCGACTTCTTCCTGCTGCTGATCCATTCGCTGCACGAGGTCGTGGACGACGTCCGCTCCTTCGCTTTCTCCTCGCACTTGATCGAGGTCAGCGAGATCCTGGAAAAGAAATCGCCGGAAGAGGCGATGGCCGAGATCATGTCCAAGGTCGGCTTCGGCTCGTCCGACTACGGATCTTCGCTGCTCGACTTCGAGCACGATTTCATGAGCACGCTGACACCGCAGACCACGGTGATCGTGCTGGGCGACGCCCGCAGCAACAATCTCGATCCGCGCGCCGACATCCTGCGCCGCATCTCCGAACGCTCGAAGCGGCTGGTCTGGCTCAATCCGGAAGGAAGGCTCGCCTGGGGCTTTGGCGATTCAGAGATGCCGCGTTACGCGACCTTTTGCACGGTCGTGCGTCAATGCGCCACCGCGCAGCAGCTCGAGCGCGCGGTGTCCGATATCGTGGCGACTTATCAGTAA
- a CDS encoding MoxR family ATPase — protein MADQKASTSIEAVESGLAAQGYIASRQIATAVYLSQQIEKPILVEGPAGVGKTELAKAIAAWRGMKMIRLQCYEGLDEAKALYEWKYAKQLLYTQILKDKLGEVLGGAQTLHAALDQLHDFGDVFFSKEFVEPRPLLQALEQPGGCVLLIDEIDKSDAEFESLLLEILSDFQVTIPELGTVSAITPPTVILTSNSERDLGDALKRRCLHLHIGFPEQRLEERIVESRVPGISQALRRQMVGFIHEIRSLDLKKLPSVSETIDWARVLVLLQATELDTDIVKDTLNVLLKYEADIEAASPQVTTFIAKAARSNVFG, from the coding sequence GTGGCTGATCAGAAGGCCTCGACGTCGATCGAGGCAGTGGAGAGCGGCCTCGCCGCGCAGGGCTATATCGCGAGCCGGCAGATCGCGACCGCCGTCTATTTGTCGCAACAGATCGAGAAGCCGATCCTGGTCGAGGGCCCCGCGGGTGTCGGCAAGACCGAGCTTGCCAAGGCGATTGCCGCCTGGCGGGGCATGAAGATGATCCGCCTGCAATGCTACGAAGGCCTCGACGAGGCCAAGGCGCTCTACGAGTGGAAATACGCCAAGCAGCTGCTCTACACGCAGATCCTCAAGGACAAGCTCGGCGAAGTGCTCGGCGGCGCGCAAACGTTGCATGCCGCGCTCGACCAGCTCCACGATTTCGGCGACGTGTTCTTCTCCAAGGAGTTCGTCGAGCCGCGCCCCCTGCTCCAGGCGCTGGAGCAGCCGGGCGGCTGCGTGCTGCTGATCGACGAGATCGACAAGTCGGACGCCGAGTTCGAGTCGCTGCTGCTGGAGATCCTCTCCGACTTCCAGGTCACGATCCCCGAGCTCGGCACCGTCTCGGCGATCACGCCGCCGACGGTGATCCTCACCTCCAACAGCGAGCGCGATCTCGGCGACGCGCTGAAGCGGCGCTGCCTGCATCTGCATATCGGCTTCCCCGAGCAGCGGCTCGAGGAACGCATCGTCGAAAGCCGCGTGCCCGGCATCTCGCAGGCGCTGCGCCGGCAGATGGTCGGCTTCATCCACGAGATCCGCTCGCTCGATCTGAAGAAGCTGCCCTCTGTCAGCGAGACCATCGACTGGGCGCGCGTGCTGGTGCTGCTTCAGGCGACCGAGCTCGACACCGATATCGTCAAGGATACGCTCAACGTGCTCCTGAAGTATGAGGCCGACATCGAGGCCGCATCGCCGCAGGTGACGACCTTCATTGCCAAGGCGGCCCGGTCCAACGTCTTCGGTTGA
- a CDS encoding quinone oxidoreductase, translating into MTHTIRFHKTGGPEVLVWEEVSVGKPGPGEARIRHTAVGLNFVDIYNRSGLYPAQLPSGLGSEAAGVVEEVGPGVTDLKPGDRIAYGASPLGAYSEARLIPADRLLKLPDGVDDKTAAAMMLKGLTTQYLIRQTYRVKAGDTILLHAAAGGVGLILSQWAKHLGATVIGTVSNDEKAKLAKAHGCDHVIIYTREDFVKRVDEITGGKKVPVVYDSVGKDTFLKSLDCLAPLGVVALFGQSSGAVEPLNLGLLAQKGSLYVTRPTLFTYAAKRENLVAMANELFDVVKSGAVKIEVHQTYPLKDAAKAHADLAARKTTGSTVLTV; encoded by the coding sequence ATGACGCATACCATTCGCTTTCATAAGACCGGCGGTCCGGAAGTCCTGGTCTGGGAGGAGGTCAGCGTCGGCAAGCCCGGACCGGGCGAAGCGCGCATCCGCCACACCGCGGTCGGTCTCAACTTCGTCGACATATACAACCGTTCGGGTCTTTATCCCGCGCAATTGCCGAGCGGGCTCGGCAGCGAGGCGGCCGGCGTGGTCGAGGAAGTCGGACCCGGTGTCACCGATTTGAAGCCGGGTGATCGTATCGCCTATGGCGCCTCGCCGCTCGGCGCCTATTCCGAAGCCCGGCTGATCCCGGCCGACCGCTTGTTGAAGCTGCCTGACGGCGTCGACGACAAGACCGCGGCGGCAATGATGCTGAAGGGGCTGACGACGCAATATCTGATCCGGCAGACCTATCGGGTGAAGGCGGGCGACACAATCCTGCTCCATGCCGCCGCCGGCGGCGTCGGGCTGATCCTGAGCCAATGGGCCAAGCATCTCGGCGCGACCGTGATCGGCACCGTTAGCAATGACGAGAAGGCGAAGCTCGCCAAGGCGCATGGCTGTGACCATGTGATCATCTATACGCGCGAGGATTTCGTGAAGCGCGTCGACGAGATCACCGGCGGCAAGAAGGTGCCGGTGGTGTACGATTCCGTAGGCAAGGACACATTCCTGAAGTCGCTGGACTGTCTCGCGCCACTTGGCGTCGTCGCGCTGTTCGGTCAGTCTTCCGGCGCGGTCGAGCCGCTCAATCTCGGTCTGCTGGCCCAGAAGGGCTCGCTCTACGTCACCCGGCCGACGCTGTTCACCTACGCCGCCAAACGCGAGAACCTCGTGGCGATGGCGAACGAGCTGTTCGACGTCGTGAAGTCCGGCGCGGTCAAGATCGAGGTGCACCAGACCTATCCGTTGAAGGACGCGGCCAAGGCGCACGCCGATCTCGCCGCGCGCAAGACGACGGGATCGACCGTGCTGACGGTGTGA
- a CDS encoding S24 family peptidase: MLDVAMIERGLEKTGKSKGGLAAAMGVRPGAVSEILGGERLVKASEIIPIMEYLELNLAPIMGRVGAGAVIEPDYEQVPPDGLGDIALPFPIMEETIAFEIVGDSMLPKYESGDVIVVYKDQRHPLSSFYGEEAVVRLKTGERYLKTIERGKSPSVVNLTSFNAKPIVGVKLDWVGEICLSMPKGQLERLRAKSARPRKKGK; the protein is encoded by the coding sequence ATGTTGGACGTTGCGATGATCGAGCGGGGCCTGGAAAAGACGGGCAAGAGCAAGGGCGGCCTGGCGGCGGCGATGGGCGTGCGGCCCGGCGCGGTGTCGGAGATCCTCGGCGGCGAGCGCCTGGTGAAGGCCTCCGAAATCATTCCGATCATGGAATATCTCGAGCTCAACCTCGCGCCGATCATGGGACGCGTCGGGGCCGGCGCGGTGATCGAGCCGGACTACGAACAGGTTCCGCCCGACGGGCTCGGCGACATCGCGCTGCCCTTCCCCATCATGGAAGAGACGATCGCATTCGAGATAGTGGGCGATTCGATGCTGCCAAAATACGAGAGCGGTGATGTGATCGTGGTCTACAAGGATCAGCGTCATCCGTTGTCGAGCTTCTACGGCGAAGAGGCCGTGGTCCGGCTGAAGACCGGGGAGCGCTATTTGAAGACCATCGAGCGGGGCAAATCCCCTTCCGTCGTCAATCTCACCAGCTTCAATGCCAAGCCGATCGTCGGCGTGAAGCTCGACTGGGTCGGGGAAATCTGCCTCTCCATGCCCAAGGGCCAGCTCGAGCGGCTGCGCGCCAAATCGGCCCGTCCCCGCAAGAAAGGCAAGTAG
- a CDS encoding GcrA family cell cycle regulator: protein MEPGHWPSEHSDALRDYFLKGLSYAEIGREINARFGTAYTRNAVAGRVKRLGLVGVARVTSPPIAPSLPGETCLLSAHRPALPNLMLPPKSAMKPAAQVKLRCVGVQPRLISFAELAAGDCRYPYGGDRDGEEITFCGHPRQPGSSYCTPHARLTRRSGVAPARAAGPVVLRLVFAA, encoded by the coding sequence ATGGAACCGGGTCATTGGCCGTCGGAACACTCCGACGCGCTTCGCGACTATTTTCTCAAAGGACTATCCTATGCGGAGATCGGGAGAGAGATTAACGCAAGGTTTGGAACGGCTTACACGCGCAATGCCGTGGCGGGCCGGGTCAAGCGGCTCGGACTTGTCGGGGTTGCACGGGTGACCAGCCCGCCGATCGCGCCGTCCTTGCCAGGCGAGACCTGTCTGCTTTCGGCACATCGCCCGGCATTGCCGAACCTGATGCTGCCGCCGAAATCCGCGATGAAGCCCGCCGCACAGGTGAAGCTGCGCTGCGTCGGCGTCCAGCCGCGGCTGATCTCGTTCGCCGAACTCGCAGCCGGCGATTGCCGCTATCCCTATGGCGGCGACAGGGACGGGGAGGAGATCACCTTCTGCGGACATCCGCGCCAGCCAGGCTCCAGCTATTGCACGCCGCATGCGCGCCTGACGCGCCGGTCCGGAGTTGCGCCCGCCCGTGCAGCCGGTCCCGTCGTGCTGAGGCTGGTTTTCGCCGCCTGA
- a CDS encoding phasin gives MIEPKLEVPAELRDLAEKTIDQAEKAFGMFFEAATKSMTTVPGAGTEVSKQALAFTEQNMKSAFEHARKLVHATDLQEAMRIQSDFLRSQFTSAGDHMRQMTGSFMQPGKGKS, from the coding sequence ATGATCGAACCGAAGCTCGAAGTTCCGGCCGAACTGCGCGACCTGGCCGAGAAGACGATTGACCAGGCCGAAAAGGCCTTCGGCATGTTTTTCGAAGCCGCTACCAAGTCAATGACCACGGTTCCCGGAGCGGGCACCGAGGTCTCCAAGCAAGCGCTCGCTTTCACCGAGCAGAACATGAAGTCGGCGTTCGAGCATGCACGCAAGCTCGTCCATGCCACCGACCTTCAGGAAGCGATGCGAATCCAGTCCGATTTCCTGCGCAGCCAGTTCACCAGCGCCGGAGATCACATGCGCCAGATGACCGGCAGCTTCATGCAACCGGGCAAGGGCAAATCCTGA
- a CDS encoding cytochrome c, with protein MREHLRRSCLMVVVASSLGASSALAADAGHGADLAKRWCASCHLVGNGQAQASADVPSFASVARRPDFSPERLAFFLLDPHPKMPNFPLSRTEAGDIAAYIGSLR; from the coding sequence GTGCGCGAGCATTTGAGACGAAGCTGTCTGATGGTTGTCGTGGCCTCGAGCCTCGGTGCGTCCTCTGCCCTCGCCGCCGACGCCGGTCACGGCGCCGACCTCGCCAAACGCTGGTGTGCGAGCTGCCACCTCGTCGGGAACGGGCAGGCCCAGGCGAGCGCCGACGTCCCCTCTTTTGCGTCGGTTGCGCGCAGGCCGGACTTCAGTCCAGAGAGGCTCGCCTTCTTCCTCCTTGACCCGCATCCAAAGATGCCGAACTTCCCCTTGAGCAGGACCGAGGCCGGCGACATCGCGGCCTATATCGGATCACTGCGCTAG
- a CDS encoding alpha/beta fold hydrolase, with amino-acid sequence MKRVFAILALLCVLGVGQYFVVSRFAIRHETLSLFDATRQRPISVEIAVRRDYENKANLGLWKLPLAIISNGNTVKATEYSFLANVLAARGYLVASIQQDLPSDPPLMTHVGQQYVGRREVYIRCETNILFTLGELKRRQENVDYDHITLVGHSNGGDVSMYVAHQHPELVSKVITLDNLRVPFVVSDNLKILSFRSKDPHFQTDPGVLPTPEEAKARGIDIVHTGAQHTEMSDRGPDAVKEKIQATLDRFLRDSASSALAPADTRSPMIMNPGDY; translated from the coding sequence ATGAAAAGGGTGTTTGCAATCCTGGCACTCCTTTGCGTCCTCGGCGTCGGCCAGTATTTCGTGGTCAGCCGGTTCGCGATCCGCCATGAGACTTTGTCCTTGTTCGACGCCACCCGCCAGCGGCCGATCTCGGTCGAGATCGCCGTGCGGCGCGATTACGAGAACAAGGCCAATCTCGGCCTCTGGAAGCTCCCGCTTGCCATCATCAGCAACGGCAACACCGTCAAGGCCACCGAGTATTCCTTCCTTGCCAACGTGCTCGCCGCGCGCGGCTACCTCGTTGCCAGCATCCAGCAGGACCTGCCGAGCGATCCGCCGCTGATGACCCATGTCGGCCAGCAATATGTCGGCCGGCGCGAAGTCTATATCCGCTGCGAGACCAACATCCTCTTCACGCTGGGCGAGCTGAAGCGGCGGCAGGAGAACGTCGATTACGACCACATCACCCTCGTCGGGCATTCCAACGGCGGCGACGTCTCCATGTATGTCGCCCATCAGCATCCGGAGCTGGTGTCGAAGGTGATCACGCTCGACAATTTGCGGGTGCCTTTCGTGGTCAGCGACAATTTGAAGATTCTGTCGTTCCGCTCCAAGGATCCGCACTTCCAGACCGATCCCGGCGTGCTGCCGACGCCGGAAGAGGCGAAGGCGCGCGGCATCGACATCGTCCATACCGGCGCACAGCACACCGAGATGAGCGATCGCGGCCCCGACGCGGTCAAGGAGAAGATCCAGGCAACGCTCGACCGCTTCCTGCGCGACAGCGCCAGCAGCGCGCTGGCCCCGGCCGACACGAGAAGCCCGATGATCATGAACCCCGGCGATTACTAG